The following are encoded together in the Arthrobacter sp. Y-9 genome:
- the groL gene encoding chaperonin GroEL (60 kDa chaperone family; promotes refolding of misfolded polypeptides especially under stressful conditions; forms two stacked rings of heptamers to form a barrel-shaped 14mer; ends can be capped by GroES; misfolded proteins enter the barrel where they are refolded when GroES binds): MAKQLAFDDAARRALEAGIDKLANTVKVTLGPRGRNVVLDKKWGAPTITNDGVTIAREVELDDPYENLGAQLAKEVATKTNDVAGDGTTTATVLAQALVKEGLRNVAAGAAPGEIKRGIETAVEAVADRLLENAREVEGNHVANVAAISAQSEEIGELLAEAFGKVGKDGVITIEESSTTQTELVLTEGMQFDKGFLSPYFITDQDRQEAVLEDAFILINQGKISSLQDLLPLLEKTLQANKPLFVIAEDVDGEALSTLIVNRLRGTLNVVAVKAPGFGDRRKAMLQDIAILTGAQVISPELGLSLDQVGLEVLGTARRITVTKDSTTIVDGAGTADDVASRVAQLRAELERTDSEWDREKLQERLAKLAGGIGVIKVGAATEVELKEKKHRIEDAVSSTRAALEEGIVSGGGSALIHALKALDESPAVAALQGDAAAAVGIVRRALAQPLRWIAQNAGFDGFVVVSKVSELENNHGFNAKTGEYQNLIEAGVIDPVKVTRSALRNAASIAALVLTTETLVAEKPSDEDEHAGHQH, translated from the coding sequence ATGGCAAAGCAACTGGCGTTCGACGACGCCGCACGCCGCGCGCTCGAGGCCGGTATCGACAAGCTGGCCAACACGGTCAAGGTCACCCTCGGCCCGCGCGGCCGCAACGTCGTGCTGGACAAGAAGTGGGGCGCGCCCACCATCACGAACGATGGTGTGACCATCGCCCGTGAAGTCGAGCTGGACGACCCCTACGAGAACCTTGGCGCACAGCTCGCCAAGGAGGTCGCCACCAAGACCAACGACGTGGCCGGCGATGGCACCACCACCGCCACCGTTCTGGCCCAGGCCCTCGTCAAGGAAGGCCTCCGCAACGTGGCCGCCGGCGCTGCTCCGGGCGAGATCAAGCGTGGCATCGAGACCGCGGTGGAAGCCGTGGCCGATCGCCTTCTGGAGAACGCCCGTGAAGTGGAGGGCAACCACGTCGCGAACGTGGCCGCCATCTCCGCGCAGTCCGAGGAGATCGGCGAGCTGCTCGCCGAGGCCTTCGGCAAGGTCGGCAAGGATGGTGTCATCACCATCGAAGAGTCCTCCACCACCCAGACCGAGCTGGTCCTCACCGAGGGCATGCAGTTCGACAAGGGCTTCCTGTCCCCGTACTTCATCACGGACCAGGACCGCCAGGAGGCCGTCCTGGAGGACGCCTTCATCCTGATCAACCAGGGCAAGATCTCCAGCCTTCAGGACCTGCTTCCCCTGCTGGAGAAGACCCTGCAGGCCAACAAGCCGCTCTTCGTGATCGCTGAGGATGTCGACGGTGAGGCTCTGTCCACGCTGATCGTCAACCGCCTGCGCGGCACCCTGAACGTGGTCGCCGTCAAGGCTCCGGGCTTCGGCGACCGCCGCAAGGCCATGCTGCAGGACATCGCGATCCTGACCGGCGCCCAGGTCATCTCCCCGGAGCTGGGCCTGAGCCTGGACCAGGTGGGCCTCGAGGTGCTCGGCACCGCCCGTCGCATCACGGTCACCAAGGACTCCACCACGATCGTGGACGGCGCCGGCACGGCCGACGACGTCGCCTCGCGGGTGGCTCAGCTGCGTGCCGAGCTGGAGCGCACGGACTCCGAGTGGGACCGTGAGAAGCTCCAGGAGCGCCTGGCGAAGCTCGCCGGCGGTATCGGTGTCATCAAGGTCGGCGCCGCCACCGAGGTCGAGCTCAAGGAGAAGAAGCACCGCATCGAGGACGCCGTGTCCTCCACGCGTGCCGCTCTCGAAGAGGGCATCGTCTCCGGCGGTGGTTCCGCTCTGATCCACGCTCTCAAGGCGCTGGATGAGAGCCCGGCCGTCGCCGCCCTGCAGGGTGACGCCGCCGCTGCCGTGGGCATCGTCCGCCGCGCTCTGGCTCAGCCGCTGCGCTGGATCGCCCAGAACGCCGGCTTCGACGGCTTCGTGGTGGTCTCCAAGGTCTCCGAGCTGGAGAACAACCACGGCTTCAACGCCAAGACCGGCGAGTACCAGAACCTCATCGAGGCCGGCGTCATCGACCCGGTCAAGGTGACCCGTTCGGCTCTGCGCAACGCGGCCTCCATCGCCGCGCTGGTGCTGACCACGGAGACCCTGGTCGCCGAGAAGCCCTCCGACGAGGATGAGCACGCAGGTCACCAGCACTGA
- the groES gene encoding co-chaperone GroES: MSVSIKPLEDRIVIRQLAAEVTTASGLVIPDSAQEKPQEGEVVAVGPGRVDDNGNRVPIDVAVGDVVLYSKYGGTEVKAGGEEYLVLSSRDVLAIIVK; encoded by the coding sequence GTGTCGGTCTCCATCAAGCCTCTTGAGGATCGTATTGTCATCCGCCAGCTCGCCGCTGAAGTGACCACCGCTTCCGGCCTGGTCATCCCGGACTCCGCTCAGGAGAAGCCGCAGGAAGGCGAAGTCGTGGCCGTTGGCCCCGGCCGCGTGGACGACAATGGCAACCGTGTTCCGATCGACGTTGCCGTGGGCGATGTCGTGCTGTACTCCAAGTACGGCGGCACCGAGGTCAAGGCCGGCGGTGAGGAGTACCTCGTGCTGTCCTCCCGCGATGTCCTGGCGATCATCGTCAAGTAA
- a CDS encoding class I SAM-dependent methyltransferase: MPTPDGQIAPLLTAEAFSLLNSLEPYSEKDALAQNLRLRKEGHDPALVAALLTQSRLRAKAEAKFGPFAQDMFFTPAGLEQATRLNVAALHAERYRRAGVTRVIDLGCGLGADALALASLNLDVTAVERDEETAACAAVNLRSFPEARVLHTDATTLDLAEYDGVWLDPARREVSTSGSARLWDPEAFSPPLSFVERLAAEEKAVGVKFGPGMPHESIPAGCEAQWVSVDGDVTEVTLWFNALAREGVRRSALLLTPAGRVELTSGTEFGESPEALTGPVEGFLHEPDGAVIRAGLVSDLAERIGAHFLDPQIAYLASEKALATPFARSYRILETMPYNVKALRNWVKAHDVSSLDIKKRGTAVTPEELRKLLLPGKPRKGGNHATLVLTRIGQDRVVIVVEPVDRG, translated from the coding sequence ATGCCCACCCCCGACGGCCAGATCGCGCCCCTGCTCACTGCCGAGGCCTTCTCCCTGCTGAACTCGCTGGAACCCTACTCCGAGAAGGACGCCCTGGCGCAGAACCTCCGGCTCCGTAAAGAGGGACATGATCCGGCCCTGGTCGCCGCCCTGCTGACCCAGAGCCGGCTCCGGGCGAAGGCGGAGGCGAAGTTCGGTCCGTTCGCGCAGGACATGTTCTTCACCCCGGCCGGCCTGGAACAGGCAACCCGGCTCAACGTCGCGGCCCTGCACGCCGAACGGTACCGCCGGGCCGGGGTGACACGCGTGATCGACCTCGGCTGCGGCCTCGGCGCCGACGCGCTGGCCCTGGCGTCCCTCAACCTCGACGTCACCGCCGTCGAGCGGGACGAGGAGACCGCCGCCTGCGCCGCCGTGAATCTGCGGTCCTTCCCGGAGGCGCGCGTGCTGCACACGGACGCCACTACGCTGGACCTCGCGGAGTACGACGGCGTGTGGCTGGATCCCGCGCGCCGGGAGGTCTCCACGTCCGGCTCGGCCAGGCTGTGGGACCCCGAAGCGTTCTCCCCTCCCCTGTCCTTCGTGGAGCGCCTCGCCGCGGAGGAGAAGGCCGTGGGTGTGAAGTTCGGCCCGGGCATGCCCCACGAATCGATCCCGGCGGGCTGCGAGGCCCAGTGGGTGTCCGTGGACGGCGACGTCACGGAGGTCACCCTCTGGTTCAACGCCCTGGCGCGGGAGGGCGTCCGGCGCTCGGCGCTCCTGCTGACACCCGCGGGTCGAGTGGAACTCACCTCCGGGACAGAGTTCGGCGAGAGCCCGGAGGCGCTGACCGGCCCGGTGGAGGGCTTCCTGCACGAGCCCGACGGCGCCGTCATCCGCGCCGGGCTCGTCTCGGATCTGGCGGAACGGATCGGGGCGCACTTCCTCGATCCTCAGATCGCCTACCTCGCAAGCGAGAAGGCTCTTGCAACGCCCTTCGCGCGGAGCTACCGCATCCTCGAGACCATGCCGTACAACGTCAAGGCTCTCCGGAACTGGGTCAAAGCCCACGACGTGAGCAGCCTCGACATCAAGAAGCGCGGCACCGCCGTCACCCCCGAGGAACTCCGGAAACTCCTCCTGCCGGGCAAGCCGCGCAAGGGAGGGAACCACGCCACCCTGGTCCTGACCAGGATCGGCCAGGACCGCGTGGTGATCGTGGTGGAGCCGGTCGACCGCGGCTGA